Proteins from one Candidatus Poribacteria bacterium genomic window:
- a CDS encoding sugar phosphate isomerase/epimerase produces the protein MARPVTLFTGQWADLTLEELAQKASDWGYDGLELACWGDHFEVDKALEDDGYCQGRHDLLAKYGLKVWSISNHLVGQAVCDNIDSRHEAILAPDIWGDGDPEGVRGRAAEEMKKTARAAAKLGVSVVNGFTGSSIWHLLYSFPPNDPAQIDAGFEDFANRWNPIFDVFDEVGIKFGLEVHPTEIAFDIVSSERAIEAVNGRETFGFNYDPSHLGYQGVDYVAFIERFSNRIYHAHMKDVWWSPTPRLSGVFGGHLDFGDARRYWDFRSIGRGNIEFEEIIRALNNIEYDGPLSIEWEDSGMDREHGAREACAKVKGYDFEPSARAFDSAFEE, from the coding sequence ATGGCAAGACCTGTAACACTATTTACGGGACAGTGGGCAGATTTAACACTCGAAGAGCTAGCACAAAAAGCCAGTGATTGGGGATATGATGGATTGGAATTGGCATGTTGGGGAGATCACTTTGAAGTCGATAAAGCCCTCGAAGATGATGGCTATTGCCAAGGACGACATGACCTCTTAGCAAAATACGGACTAAAGGTCTGGTCGATTAGTAACCACCTTGTCGGGCAGGCGGTTTGCGATAATATTGATAGCCGCCACGAAGCTATCCTGGCGCCCGATATCTGGGGCGATGGCGATCCCGAAGGGGTTCGTGGACGTGCTGCCGAAGAGATGAAAAAGACTGCACGCGCCGCAGCAAAACTCGGCGTGAGTGTCGTCAATGGATTTACGGGCAGCAGCATTTGGCATCTGCTCTATTCTTTTCCGCCTAACGATCCTGCCCAAATTGATGCCGGCTTTGAGGACTTCGCCAACCGCTGGAATCCGATCTTCGATGTTTTTGACGAGGTCGGGATTAAGTTCGGGCTTGAAGTCCATCCGACCGAGATTGCCTTCGATATCGTGAGTTCAGAACGCGCCATTGAAGCGGTCAATGGACGTGAAACGTTCGGGTTCAACTACGATCCAAGCCATCTTGGTTATCAAGGCGTTGATTACGTCGCATTTATCGAGCGGTTCAGCAACCGCATCTACCACGCTCACATGAAGGATGTGTGGTGGTCGCCAACGCCGCGCCTCTCCGGTGTCTTTGGTGGACACCTGGATTTCGGCGATGCTCGACGGTATTGGGATTTTCGGTCAATCGGTCGCGGCAATATTGAGTTTGAAGAAATCATCCGTGCACTCAATAACATTGAATATGATGGACCCCTCTCTATTGAATGGGAGGACAGCGGCATGGACCGGGAGCACGGGGCACGCGAAGCCTGTGCCAAAGTCAAAGGCTACGACTTTGAGCCATCCGCCCGTGCGTTTGATTCTGCGTTTGAAGAGTAG